The Candidatus Aramenus sp. CH1 sequence AGTTATCGTATTCAGGGGTCTTTGGGGTTAAGCTCACTACTAAGTACTTCTGCTCCTCCTCCCTCTTGTTCCTTATTAGCCTGCCGAGCCTCTGGTAGAACCTCAGTGGGCTCTGGGGCACGTCGGTCATGACGAGGAGCTTCGCCTCAGGTATGTCGATCCCTTCCTCCCCAACAAGCGTGGAGACTATAACGTCAACCTCCCCCTTCTTCGCCTCCTCCACTAGCCTCTGCCTCTCTTCCTTGGTCAAGTCCCCAGTGAGCACCTCCACCCTCGCTTTCGCCACCTGCTTTATCGCCTTCTCGAACTCGTAAGCCGTTGACTTCCTGGAAGTGAAGATCAATACTGGCTTGTAGTCCTCCACTTTGTAGATGGAGAATACCTCCTGGAGAGTCCTCGCCTTGTGACTGAAGCCCTCCGAGTCGCAGAGCACGAAGAAGGAGTGATCGTCCTGCACCTTGTCCCTGAGCCTCTCGAGGCTCTCGCAAAACGCTACCTTGCCGTAGCTGTACAAGGTGTACTCCAGAAACTTTGCAGTCTCCCTGTTCCCCTTTACCTTCCCCCTAAAGAAGGCCTCGAAGACGTTGTTCTCTAGGGAGTCCATCTCGGCGTCGAAGAGGTCAGCAATAGCCTTTGGGGGCTTAAACGAGGGGTCCACGTTTGCCAGCGTCCTGAAGTCGTAGTTCATTGTCACTGGGTCGCCGAAGACAGAGGAGATCCTCTGATCTAGCCTGTACCTCTTGTAACTAGGCAACAGGGCGGTGAAGCCCAACACCACCTTGGGCGTTGTGTTTATTAAAGCGTCGGTGTACCTAGGGTCTCCGAAGGCGTGATGTACCTCGTCGAGGATTACGACGTCCGCCTTTGCGTTGCACTTGTTGGCAGTAAATGGGGTCGAGACGACTACGCTCTTTCCCTCGTTGAAGGCGTCGCACTTCCCCTCGTACTCCTCCCCAACGTCGTCGAACACGGCCTTCCAGAACTGGCGGTACATCTGGTCGCAGAGGATCCTCGTGGGCTCCATGACTATGACCTTCTTGAAGCCCCTCCTCAGTAGGTGGTAGGCCATAAACAGCTCAACTACTGTCTTACCGCTCCCAGTGGGCATGGAAACAATTACGAACTTGTAGTTCAGCTCTAGTGCCCTAACTAAGTCCCTGCTAACGTACTCCTGATAGGGAAACATCGAGAAGCCTAAGCTCTTCTTAAGGCGTTCGTCAAATTCGGAAAACTCCATTTCCCAAAAAGGCTACTAATAGACAAAATATAGGTTTTGTGGGGCTCACTGGTAGTAATCGCTCAAGTTCCTCCTGACGTTCCACCCTTCCTCGTAAAGTTGCCTAAGTCCATCCTCCACTAAGTCCTTGTAGTTCCTTAGCGTGTCCACTGGCGTCACGTTTGGCTTTATGTTAACGTTAATGGGGATCGAGATATCTGAAGGATCCTTCTTGAGGAAGCCGAACAGGGACTTCTTAATGCTCTTGTACGTCTGGATCGAGAGGTAGTAGTTATCGATGACCATGAAGGGCACCACGAACTCCACCACTTCCTCCACTGTAGAGAGGTATTGGGAAAGGGACGAGAGCTTCTCCATTGTAGCCATTTCCCTGTTCTTCAGCTCGTTGAACTGGGCTCTGACCCTTTGCTCAGCCTCCTCTATGGCCTTTATTTTCGCCTCCATTTCAGCTAAAGCCTTTTGCTTAGCTTGGTTTAAGGACTCTATCTCGTTGACTATTGAGAAGACTTTCTGCTTGTACTTCGCCTTTACCTCGTCCAGCTTCCTCGATATTTCGTTTAAGTAATTTGCCTTTATTGAGGCAACGCTGTTTATGTTAGGTACGTGACCGGCAGTGTAGTCTATCTCCGCCTTTGCCAGGAGGACTTCTATATCAGCAATCTTTGAGTATAGCTGGGAGCTCAAGCCCTTTACCTCGCCCTCAACTTGCTTCTTGGCCTCCACTACTTCCTTTTCTAGCCTATCCTTTGCCTCCGCTATCCTTTTATCGTATTCCTCTTGGATCTGCTTCTTCTCCTCTGCCCTTTTTCCCTTCAATATGGTCAAGGTTGTCACTATTCTCTCAAGTACCCTGTCTATCAGGGCAATGTCAGCCTTCACCTTTTCCTTTGTCCCCTCCCAATCCAACAGCAAAAACCTCACTTCCACGTCCTTAAGCTTTCTGTCCAAGACCCTCAAAGGTATGTCGGAGGCTCCGTACTTAAAGACGTCCTTCATGCTTTGGCTCACTATACCCTTTAGGTTGATGGTAGAGAATCCCTTAGACTCTCCCCAGTTCACAGAGTTTATGTAGTCTAGTATGTCCTTTTCCTCCTTAAGGGAGTCAAGGACTGAGACTATCCTGTCGTAGTCTTGGAGTATGTTGAGCTGTACCTCGGTGGATATCTGGGCAGTCTCGTCGAACACTACATAACCTCCGTCTTGGGTTCTGTAGGCCAAGAACGGCCAACCCACTATGTCTACTACCTTTGCCTTGTACTCTTTTCCGGTACCCCTGACCAACGAAACGGCCAGCTGCTTCTCTTTGGGCAAGGGGACTCCGTTCTCGTCTACCACTAAGGGTAATGTGATCGTCCTCATCTAAGAATATAACCTCTATGATAAATATAAATGTTCCATCCTTTGCGGAACCCATCGCGTCAGAGCCAGAATTCCTTCCCTGCACAAAAACACCTAACGCAAAGCGAGCTCAGGGAACTGAGCAACGGTTAAAAACCGCAACCATTTAATTGGACGAACGATTTGGGAATAACATTTAAACGCGTGGCGGCTTTCAATTCCCTATGGAGGTCTTCAAGTCTAAGTACGACTTTGAGACTACGATAAAGAAGCTCGAGGAGTCAATACTTGCCAACAACATGAGGATAGTCTCAAGGGTGAACGCCCAGGAGAACTTAAGGAAGGCTGGCTTCGAGATAAGGGGGAACTACATATTCGAGGTATTTAGACCGGACTACGCCTTCAAGCTCTTCTCCAGGAACTTGAGGGCTGGCATAGAACCACCGCTGAGGATATACGTGTTCGAGGACAACGACGGGATATACGTTGAGTACTACCACCCGTCGGAGATCCTAGGGAAGTGGGGGGCTGAGGACATAGGGAAGGAGCTGGACGAGATTTTCAAGAAGATAGTATCTATAGTCAAGTAATTTTAAATTGACATATGATTTGGGCAAAGATATTTTTATACTTCAACTAATTTTACTCCAATGGCAGAAAGGATAGGAATAAACAAATTAGCCCTAAGATGGGCGGGAATGCTACTGTCGGCGCTGTGGGCAGGAGTACACATGGGCTTGACGTCTGCCGTGCTTCCTAACCCAACAGCGACGTTGATATACAGGGTGTTCTTCGGCTTCACCGCCGCCCTAGCAATAGTTGCTGCAGTCGCCTTCATCCAAGGAATTAGGGCGCTCTACCTCCCAGCGACGGTCTTTTACGATATAGATACGCTACTGCTCGTGGAGACTAGGACTGCGCCTGCCCTCTTCGTGGGGAAGAAGCTACCAGTTAACCCATACGTGGAGATATCCCTAGTGCTCGACGTTATCTTGATAGTAGTATCGCTGTTGCTCTGGAGACTGGACAGGAAGTGACAGAAAGGGATTTTTTCTTTTTTTCCACACTCTAAGTGTGAAGTTTGAGCTTTTCGAGGAAGTAATTGAGGGAGAGAGCTCCACCCTGTCTCAAGGGGTATACAAAAGAACTTCCTCGCTCTCTCTGAGCAGATACCTAGTCAACAGGAGGTGGCAAGTGGGGAACGGAGAAAGAGAAGAAGTGCCCTTTAACTGCGCCAGTTACGTCAGGGAAGAGGTCAAGGACTGGGAGAGGGCTGAGGAAGTACTGACAACTTTCTTGCAGGAGGGAGTCAAGGTAAAGTCAAAGAAGGTAACTAGGAGGATAACCTACAGGGGTAACGTGTGCGAGGAGGTAAAGGTCGTTAACTACGTAAAGGTAGGGGAAGAGAGCTTTGGCTTTACCGGATCCCCAAAGGACGTCAGATCGGTCATAGAGCTCTTGAAGCTGGTGCCGTCCTTACCACAAGGCAGGCCTCGCTTTATGGAGTCGGCAAAGGTCATCCTCGATCCCGAGGCCACTGCAAAGCTGTTCCACGTTATCCTACAGCTCATGAGGGAGGACTCCCGTTTCTTCAACAAGGGGGAGAAGCTGTTCGGGGAGGTCACAGTGTACGACAATCCGAAGAACCTCTTCTCAGTGGGTTTCTCTGCCTTTGACGACGAGGGGACCAGGACTGAGGTCAGGGAGCTGATAGGGGACGGATACGTGGTGAACTACCTGGGGTCCGTCGCCACTGGAACTCCGGGAAACGGTAGGGGGGCCCTTCCAAAGCCTGACTACTTCACCGTGGAGCTAAAGAGGGGCGACTGGAAGGTCAACGAGTTGTTGGAGGAGACCAAGGACGGCATACTGGTGCTGGGGACAAACTACGTAGAGGTGGTGAAGAACAGCGTGAGGCTCTTCCCTAGGACTACTGTGCTAATTGGCTCGGGGAAGGTGTTCATTAGGGAGGTTGCAATACGCTTCATGGACCTAGCTTCAATCGACGCAGTGACAAGCGACGTAAAGAACGTCATGGTGGACGAGGAACACGGTGGGCTAACCCCCTTCGTGAGACTGACAGCAAAGCCCGTGTTCTTTTAAGTGCGTCCTCCTGTACCACTCTGGAACCCTTGGGTTCTGCACTGAGTCCCACTCATCGTAGGGCTTTATGTCCAAGATGGGGGTTCCGTCAAAGGCGTTTATCCCCCTCACCTTCAGCACGTTGCCCTCCACGGACAACAACTCCACGACGGAGAGGCCTATCGGGTTTGGCCTGTTAGGACTTCTGGTAGCAAATACTCCAACCTCTACACCGTCCAGTTCTCTAGCGAGCTTGTCCTCCTTGGCCAAGTGCATGAAGTAGAGCACGATGAGGTGGGAGAACTCCTCAATGCCCTTTAACCCCTCTGCGTACTCTTCTAGGACGACTAGGTCCACGATCTCCTTCCTAGACGCGCCCTTACCCCGCCTTACGTAACCAATTGGCTTAAAGTTCATCGAGCATCTTCTCGAAGCCCTTCACTTCTCTGAGCGGTCTACCGCTACCTCCACTTTCTACTGCCAGTATCTCAGCTACTATACTTAAGGCGATCTCTTTCTCGCTCTTTCCTCCCAGGTCGAGGCCAGCGGGTATCCTGAGCTTCCTGAGCTTCTCCTTCTCTATGCCTGCCTGCATAAGCCTCTTCATTATCTCCTTAGCCCTCCTCAAGCTCATCACTACCGCGATCTCTCTGGCACCTCCGTAGACCGACTTCATTATTGCCCAAGTATCGTAGACGTGCCTCGTGGCCACTACCACGTAGCTGTCCTTTACTACCTCGTCAGGGACTTGGAAAGTGGTTCCCTTTATTACTTGGTCTGCCTCATAGGACTCGCCAAAGGGGTCGACTACTACAACGTGAAACCCCAAGTCCTTTAAGTACCTAGCCAGGTGGGGGGCAATGGTTATGCTACTCCCTGTGCACTTGCTTGCATCCACCTTTACTGTGTCTCTGTCACAGGAGACTGGCTCCTCCATTGTTGCCTCTCTACTTGAGGTAAAAATGACGACTTTCATAAGTAAACTTTGATGGAAAAGCTAAAAAATCTAGATTAGACCGCTAGTCAACACCGCGAAACCCACGACGTAAAGCACGGAGATCGCTATCGCCTTCATTACTTTCTCCTTGACCCTTATCGTCACAAAGTACGACAGGAGGAGGACCCAAAAGAAGCCCGATGATCCCCCTAAGAAGGCTGGCAACAGTTCCCCGGTCATGAGGTACGAGGAGACCTCGAAGAGGTTCACCTCAACTCCCTCCGCTAGGACTCCTACTAGTCCAACTATTAGGGCACTGGACGGCTTAGGGTAATCGCGATAGACGAAGGCGGTGGCAAGGGCCAGGAAGATAAAGCCTAGCAACAACTTCATGACGTGCTCCGCCACGTCGCTGATCAGGATGGGTAGGAAGTGGTACACCAAAGTACTCGTCAAGAGGACGCCTACTATGCCCAGCCATGTCCCCAAGTTCCCAGCCTTCCTGTCGCTTTGCCTCGCTAAGTATGAGAACATGGACATCTCAAGGCCCTCAAAGGAACAAGGTAAAAAAGAGGTGAAGAAAGCCGTTTCCGCTACTTCCCAGCTCACCTTCTCGACCTCGCGAAGAGGGCTCCTCCTGCTAGTAGCCCTATTAATGACGAAGCTAGGTAGTACTCTGTGACGAACTGGTAGACGTTGTCCGCTACGTAAACCACGCCCGAAACAATGGACGTAGTCAAGAGGACT is a genomic window containing:
- the tsaA gene encoding tRNA (N6-threonylcarbamoyladenosine(37)-N6)-methyltransferase TrmO, with protein sequence MNFKPIGYVRRGKGASRKEIVDLVVLEEYAEGLKGIEEFSHLIVLYFMHLAKEDKLARELDGVEVGVFATRSPNRPNPIGLSVVELLSVEGNVLKVRGINAFDGTPILDIKPYDEWDSVQNPRVPEWYRRTHLKEHGLCCQSHEGG
- a CDS encoding XdhC family protein; this encodes MKVVIFTSSREATMEEPVSCDRDTVKVDASKCTGSSITIAPHLARYLKDLGFHVVVVDPFGESYEADQVIKGTTFQVPDEVVKDSYVVVATRHVYDTWAIMKSVYGGAREIAVVMSLRRAKEIMKRLMQAGIEKEKLRKLRIPAGLDLGGKSEKEIALSIVAEILAVESGGSGRPLREVKGFEKMLDEL
- a CDS encoding metallopeptidase TldD-related protein — protein: MKFELFEEVIEGESSTLSQGVYKRTSSLSLSRYLVNRRWQVGNGEREEVPFNCASYVREEVKDWERAEEVLTTFLQEGVKVKSKKVTRRITYRGNVCEEVKVVNYVKVGEESFGFTGSPKDVRSVIELLKLVPSLPQGRPRFMESAKVILDPEATAKLFHVILQLMREDSRFFNKGEKLFGEVTVYDNPKNLFSVGFSAFDDEGTRTEVRELIGDGYVVNYLGSVATGTPGNGRGALPKPDYFTVELKRGDWKVNELLEETKDGILVLGTNYVEVVKNSVRLFPRTTVLIGSGKVFIREVAIRFMDLASIDAVTSDVKNVMVDEEHGGLTPFVRLTAKPVFF
- a CDS encoding DUF302 domain-containing protein, with amino-acid sequence MEVFKSKYDFETTIKKLEESILANNMRIVSRVNAQENLRKAGFEIRGNYIFEVFRPDYAFKLFSRNLRAGIEPPLRIYVFEDNDGIYVEYYHPSEILGKWGAEDIGKELDEIFKKIVSIVK
- a CDS encoding DEAD/DEAH box helicase; the encoded protein is MEFSEFDERLKKSLGFSMFPYQEYVSRDLVRALELNYKFVIVSMPTGSGKTVVELFMAYHLLRRGFKKVIVMEPTRILCDQMYRQFWKAVFDDVGEEYEGKCDAFNEGKSVVVSTPFTANKCNAKADVVILDEVHHAFGDPRYTDALINTTPKVVLGFTALLPSYKRYRLDQRISSVFGDPVTMNYDFRTLANVDPSFKPPKAIADLFDAEMDSLENNVFEAFFRGKVKGNRETAKFLEYTLYSYGKVAFCESLERLRDKVQDDHSFFVLCDSEGFSHKARTLQEVFSIYKVEDYKPVLIFTSRKSTAYEFEKAIKQVAKARVEVLTGDLTKEERQRLVEEAKKGEVDVIVSTLVGEEGIDIPEAKLLVMTDVPQSPLRFYQRLGRLIRNKREEEQKYLVVSLTPKTPEYDNLDDALRNLYAEGIDVSYILEKKEDKGPTARVLDALRGQGGILVPFESLDEEVKLQVDGNEDKFLFNLLTSTVSGKEGSFTTYVEKAMRDGKVLYVYDVEEMGRVLFKVLLGKYCSLCYGEKCKRLCNDWLTKIGFLKNVKLEKKSLLRHYMRLFSRENLQKVEEELREEVEKAKSALEGLDYSLSVTETSNKTFTSLVETLNFNVSLEGMTIYPKVSISFYNMRERGLAKLNALAVGYKALSKFSSFISE